The genomic region GTATCCCTTGAAGTGGTCGTCCAGATACAGGGCGTGGGGGGTGATGCCCAGGAAGGCGTGAGATACCGACACCAGCATATTGCTCAACGGCCCCAAGGGGCCGAGTCGGTCGGCAAGGCCGAAGCGGTAGAGCAGGCCGTAATGAAGGGTGCTGTTGAGCTGAAGGAGCAGCAGCACCACCAGCATCCTGGACAAGCGGAACGCCTGCCGGCGAGAGGACCCCAGCCAGGCTTCCCAATTATTGCGGAGCGGGGATTCCTTCCCCGATGCGGGAAGACAGGCGGCATCGCAGATCAGCCGCTGGCGGCTGTCGGCGATGCGCCGATAGATATGCGCCGCCAGGGAATAGATGCCCGGCAGGCGCAGCACCCAGGCCAGAGGGCGAAGGTAGCCCATCGCTTTCAGAATCGCCAGATAGGTGTCTATTCCCCGGTAGCGCCGACCTTCCGGGTCGACGGCGTATAAATCCGCCAGGAGTTCGGATGGGTCGATATCCGCCAGGACTGGTTCTTGGGCGGCGTGGGTTTGGAGATCGCGAAACACCACGCAGCGGCGCAGGTCGAAGTGTTCCACCGCCAGTACCGTCCGCCAGCACAGGGGGCATTGACCGTCGTAGAAGACGGTCAGGCGTGGTTCGGCCGAGCGCCAACTCTCCCCGATCCGGCGCCACCAGCCGAACGGCACCAGCAGCGCGTAGTGAATCAGCATCCCCAGACCGAAGGGATAAATGTTGAAGGACAGGGTAATGCCGCCGTGAAACAAGGTCCCCAGAATTAAAAACGGAACCCGGAAACGGCGATGCCAGAATAAGAAGGGGAACAGGAACTGAAAGCCGATGATGGTATAGGTGATGGCGCGCTGGAGCCATTCCAGTTCCAGCAGCCAGCGCATGCTGAGCGGAGAGACGTAATACGGATGGGAGGAGGGAAGCCACGCGCCCATGCCGTTGCGCCAGTGTTCGGCGAACAGTTTATGGATGGCCGAATCGAAATACAGCAGTCCCAGGGAAATGAGCAGCGGCAGATAATAGGCCAGGATCGGGACCGTCCGGGGAGGCTCGAAGCGCTGTCCCAAGGTCGAGGTTTGAAGCTTCAGACGCAGATTGTCCAGGGACAGGGCCCGCCAGGACGGCAGAAAGACGAGCAGCAGCCCCGAGGAGATCATCAGTTGATCGAAACCGCCGTCGAAGTCCCGCCACATGGGGGTGAAACTGGTAAACAGCACCCAAAACAGGTAATTGACCGCCGCGCACAGCCGCGTTCTCAACCCCAGGGTCAAGCCCAGCGCCGCGGTTCCCCAAAGCAAGAGAAAGAGGGAAATCAGGGGCGGACCCGGATCGAGATACGGCGTTTCGTCGAAAATCAGGTGGCGGAAGAAATAAAGAAAGGCGATTTCCTGCAGTGCCACCAAGCCGTAGCCGATCCGGAAGATTCCCAAGCCGGTGGCAGGGACTCGGCGGCGGAGGCCTTTTTCCAACCAGTCGGTCAAGGTAGCGAGCGGTGAATAACTCATGATTTCCCGTCCCGGTGGATGGCGATCACTTCCAGTTCCACGTCTCCCGCCGGTCGGCGCCAGGTGACCAGGTCGCCGACGCGGGCGTCGAAAAGGGCTCGGGCGAGGGGGGATACCCAGCTGATGCAGCCGCGCGTTGCATCGGCCTCGTCTTCGCCCACGATGTGGTAGATATGGCGCTTATCCGCGTCGTCCAGCACTTCTACCCAGGCGCCGAAGTGGACTCGGTCCGAAGGTTGGGCGCTGGAATCCACCACCACCGCTGATTCGAGGCGTTTTTCCAGATAGCGGATCTCGCGTTGAACGACCGGCAGTTCCTGGCGGGCGCTCAAGTCGTCGCGGCGGTTCAATTCCGATTGATGCTTCAAATGTTGCGCCAGCCGCGCTTGCAATTGCTTGAAGCCGTCGGGAGTCACGTAATTGGTGTGGGAGCTGATCGGTTTGTCGGGCAGTTCCTCGACCGCTTCGGCGTTATCTTCTTTGACGAAGGCACGACTCATAATGGGTTGACCTCTAAGAATAATGGAGACGATAAATTCCGGAGGAGCCACCGACCTACAGACATTGCCGGCAGATCCGGTCGAATTGACAACGACCCGAACGCGGTATTAGATCGGCAAGGATATTCCGTTTTTCGGGAGAAGGGCTCCGAGGGGGCACGACTCGATCTGTGTTAACCATAAAAATTCTGCTAATTATATCATTAGGCTTAGGGTTTTCTGATTTCAGGTGGGGTGGTTGGAGAGACCATGAAAGCAGCGGCCGGATTGTCGGCGATCTTCGGATTGATCGCCGTCGTAACGGGAATAAAGTTCTTGCTGGCGAATGACCGGTCGTTCCTCGTCGGGGTATTTTTTGCCCTTGCCCTGATGTCGATCTTGGTCATTCTCTGGCGTGGCTGGCGGCGGCAGCGTGAAAAGAAGCGTTCTAACGCGGCGCGCACTCTGGTGGGCCGGCGGGCGGAAGTCCGCCAAAGAATCCCGGTGGGTAGACGTGGCGACGTCCTGATCGACGGGGTTTTGTGGTTGGCGATCGCGGCCGGGAAGGACAAGGCGTTGCAGCGAGGCGATCGGGTGCGGGTGAGCCGAGTAAAAGGTGCGTTGTTGGTGGTCGAGCCGTTGGCAGGGGAAGCTGAAAAATCGCCGGCGCCCCCTAAAGAGCGCCGGCAATCCGGCTGCTGAAATTTAGGCGGTTTTGACGGTAATTTTCTTGGGCTGCACTTCGGCTTTTTTGGGGATCGTGATGATCAACACGCCTTGTTCGTAATTGGCCTGGATTTTATCCGCATCGACGGAGTCGGGAAGGGCGAAGCGGCGGAAGAAGCCGCCGTAAACCCGTTCGACGCGCTTATAGTCTTCCTGTTCCTCCTTGGCTTCGGTTTCCCGGTGGCCCTTGATGGTCAGAATGCTGTTCTCCAGCGTGATTTCGATATCGTCCGGCTTGACGCCCGGGAGATCCGCATGGACCACGTATTGATTGGCTTTTTCCTTGATATCCACCGCAGGCGCCCATTCGGCGGCGGCGGGCATTTCCTCTCCTCCGCGTACCATGTCGCTGCGCATGCTTTCGAATGACCGCTCCAGCTCTCGTTGCAGTTGATTCAGAAAAGTCCAAGGTTCATAGCGAGTGATTTGAGCCATAACGTTTGCCTCCATAACCAATCGTTTCATTACAACTGGAATATGGAGGCGCGGGGAGAAATTTCAATGCTCAATCGCTACGATGGGGGCTGAGGAGCTCTATTTTGTAGCCGTCCGGGTCTTCCACGAAAGCCAGGACGGTATTGCCGTGCTTCATCGGGCCCGGTTCCCGGACGACTTTTCCCCCGTGGGCGCGGATTTTTTCCGCGGCCGCGTAAACATCGTCCACTTCAATGGCGATGTGCCCGAAGCCGTCGCCTAGATCGTAGTTGGATGTATCCCAATTGTGGGTCAGTTCCAGGACGGTCTTTTCCCCTTCGTTGCCATAACCGACGAAAGCCAGGGTAAAGCGACCTTCCGGATAGTCGCGCTGGCGCAACAGCTTCATTCCCAGGACTTCGGTATAGAAATGCAGGGATCGATCCAGGTCGCCGACCCGGAGCATGGTATGCAGGATACGCATCGTTCACCTCCCGAGCATTGGTTTCCGGTTCGCTCTTTCGTTCCGACTGACAGAATTCTAGGGACTATTGACATTTTGATAAACCCAGCGTTTATGGAGAGCCGGGGAGAGCGTTCCGGGACCGTTCGCAGCAGGGATGCTGCGATTCGAGCGTACAGGGAGGTATTCACAGTGTGTCCCGGAACGCTCTCCCCGGCTTCTGCTGCAGATGTCAACAGAGCCTAGTCTTGAGATTGTTCCGGTTCAGGCGCCGGATGGGCACTCTCGATGAGTTTTCCCATGCACTGCATGATGTACTGGGTGACACCCAATGCCGCCGCGCTGGCTTTTTGCTCGGAACCGAACACGTCTTTGTATTTTTTGATCGTATCCAGCGCCTCGTCCGTCGTGCGGGTGGATTCGAAGGCGGCGTAGGCTTCCCAGTAAGGCTTGCGCGCCGGCGTGCCGCGGAAGCCGGGTAAGGTCTGGGCAATCTCGCTGGTGACGCATTCGGCCACTTCGTTGGGATCGAGATTGTAATCTTTCAAATCCGGGTCCGTGGCCAGGCGCGCGGCCAGTTTTTCCTGAAATTCATTGCGCTCCTTACTGGCACAGCCGCCCAGCAAAACGGCGGTGAGGGTGAGGATCAATAAGTTTTTCATAATGGTCGCTTTGATCGATTGATAGTAAAGCCGGATATTATCATCTAGCCGGCAATCGGGTGTACAGGGGCTTTTTCCATGGCTTGGCTGAGGCGACCGAAATCTTCCAGCGAAAGCGTCTCCGCCCGGGCGCGAGGATCGATCCCGCAGGCGTCGATGGTTTCCACCGGCAGCAAGGATTTCAAGGAATTACGCAAGGTTTTGCGGCGTTGCCCGAAGGCGGCCGTCACCACCTGTTTAAAACAGCTAAGATCGCCCACTTCCACCGGCGGAACCTCGTGGGGAGTCAGCCGGATCACCGCCGAAGTCACCTTGGGGGAAGGCTGAAAGCTCTCCGGTCCGACCGTGAAAAGCTTTTCCATGCGGCAATGGTATTGGGCCATGACGCTGAGGCGCCCGTATTGCTTGTTGCCGGGAAGGGCGGCCAGGCGCTCGACCACCTCTTTCTGCAGCATGAACACCATTTCGGTGATCGCAGCCTTCTGTTCGAACAGGTGAAACAGTAGCGGTGTGGAGATATTGTAGGGCAGGTTACCCACCACCTTCAGGCGCTTTCCCGGGGCGGCCAGTTGCCTGAAGTCGAAAGCCAGGGCGTCGGCGGCATGGACGTGGAAATGCTGGTCTTCGAATTTCTCCTCTAGCCGTTCAATCAGGTCTCGATCGATTTCGATCGCGTCCAGGCGGCGGCAATGGGGCAGCAGATACCGGGTCAGGGCCCCCTTGCCGGGGCCGATTTCCACAATGTGATCGTCCGGGCGCGGCGCGACAGCGGCTAGAATGCGAGTGAGGACCCGGCCGTCCCGGAGGAAGTTCTGGCCGAAGCGTTTTTTGGGTCTATGCATGTCGGCTGAGATCGATGGCGGTGGCGACTGCTTCCTGGAGACTGCCGGCGTCGATCCGGCCGGTGCCGGCCAACTCCAGGGCGGTGCCGTGATCCACCGAGGTGCGGACGATCGGCAGGCCCAGGGTAATGTTCACCGCGTGGCCGAAGCCGGCGTATTTGAGCACCGGCAAGCCCTGATCGTGATACATGGCCAGGAAGGCGTCGCTTTGCTTCAGTTGGGGGGGAAGGAAGGCGGTATCGGCGGGCAAGGGGCCGGTCAGGCGCATCCCTTGGATGGATAGTTCTTTGATCACCGGCTGGATGATGTCGAGCTCTTCCCGGCCCAAATGCCCGCCTTCGCCGGCATGGGGGTTGAGACCCAGGACGGTGATCCGGGGGCGGCCGATCCCGAAACGGGCTTGCAGATCGTGGTGGAGGATTTCAAGGACGCTTCGAAGACGCTCGGGCGTGATGGCTTGCGGCACTTCCCGCAAGGGGAGATGGGTGGTGGCCAGGGCGACTCGGAGTGTCCCGGCAGTCAGCATCATGACCGGATGGCCGCCGGTCAACTCGGCGATGAATTCGGTATGCCCGCTGAAGGAAATGCCGGCGTCGTTGATGACCCCCTTGTGGACCGGCGCGGTGACCATCGCGTCGAAGCGGTCCTCCAGGCACCCTTGCGCGGCGGCTTCGATCAAAGCCAATACGTGACGGGCATTGGCCGGGTTCAACCGGCCGGCGGTGACCGGGGCGGCCACGGGATACGGCTGGACCCAGAGGTGGCCGGGGCGATGGGGGTCGGTGGCCCGACCCGAGTGGAATTCCAACCGCAGGCCGAGCCGCTCGGCCCGATTTTCGAGTGTCTCGGGGTCGCCCAATACGGTCAAATAACAGGGCAGCGCCCGGCGGCCGAGTATTAGGCACAGATCCGGCCCGATGCCGGCGGGTTCGCCGGCCGTCAATGCCAGATGGGGTAATGGGTTATTCATCCAGGTTGACTTCCACATAAGCTTCGGCGCGCAATTTGCGCAGCCACAATTCGGTTTCTTCCTCGACTTTCCGCTGGGTGAGAATTTGGCGGGCGCGTTTTTTGCGGTATTCGAGCGTATCGTCGCGGGTCTTGCGTTCCAGAACCTGAATCAGGTGCCAGCCGAACGGTGTCTGGACGGGGTCCGAGAGTTCGCCTTCCTCGAGCTCGTTCATGGCGGCCGCGAACGGCGGCACCACCGCATCGGGTGTGATCCACCCCAACTCCCCGCCCTTGGCGGCGGAGCCCGTGTCCTCGGAATAGGCCTGGGCGAGGGCGGAGAAATTCTCCCCCTTTCGGATACGCTCTGCGAGCAGCTTCAAACGTCGCCGCGCCTCTTCGTCGTCGATGATTTCATTGGTCTTGACGAGGATATGGCGCACGTGGCTTTCCGTCACCATGTGCGTGGTGTCGGTGCCTTTCGCGTCGATCAACTTGATGATGTGGAAACCGCTGGGGCTGCGGATCGGTCCCCGAATGTCGCCTTTTTCCATGTCGGGGACGATGTCGGCGAAAAGGGTGGGAATCGCCTCCCGCTTGCGCCAGCCCAAATCGCCGCCCTTCAGGGCTTGGGCGCCATCGGACATGCCGATGGCGGTTTGATGAAAGTCCAAACCCTGTTCGAGCTCGGCGACGATTTGTTGGGCCTTTTGCTGGGCTTGTTGGATTTTTTCCGGGGAAGCGGCGGCGGGGGTGGCGATGAGGATGTGGCCGAGGTGGTATTCTCCGCCCTTGGAGGAGGCGGTTTGACCTTCGGTTTCCAAAAAATGCGCGACTTCCCTGTCGCTGACCTGGATTTGGGCGTTTACCTGGCTGGCGCGCAGGCGGTTGAGCATGAGTTCCGTGCGCAGATCGTCTACGAACTGGGCGTAATTCATGCCCTCGTTTTCGATTGCGCGGCGGAAACTGTCCAGATCCATTTGGTTGCGCCGAGCCAGGTCGAGTAAGGCCTGGCGCAAGGTTTCATCGTCTATTTGAATCCCCTGGCGCTGAGCCAACTGTAATTGCAGGCGGTGCAGGATCATCCGTTCGAGCACTTGCCGGCGCAGCACCTGATCCGGGGGCAACCGGGAGCCGCTGGCGCCGATTTGCCGTTTGATCGCCCCCACTTGGCGCATCAGCTCGCTTGCCAAAATCACGTCTTCCTCGGCTACCGCCACGATACGATCCAAAAGTTGGGGGGCGGCGGGAAGGGGTGAAGGGGTAAAGATACCCAGACAGAAAAGCCAGGCCCGAAAGGGGATGAAATAGAAAAGCCGATTACATTTCATATCGTTGTTGCTTGATCCATTCGATCAGTCGTCGAGGCGATAGCCGCGTACATTCCTTTCCAAGAACTCGTCGACCCGGGTGCCCAAGCTGACCAGCCCCTTGAGCTCCAGTTGGGCGAACACCGCGGTGTCCTCGTTGCGGTTCACGTCGCGGATGAAGCGCCGGCCGATCAGGCGCAGGCGCCAACAGCACGACTCCACTTCCACCCCGAGGAAGCTTTCCAGGGTGATCGCGTCGCGGAGCGAATATTGCCAGCGCCCCACCGCATGCAATCCTTGGTACAGCAGCCAGCGGAAGGAACCGTCCAGAATCTCCAGCTGATCGCGTCGGAAGCGGTAGCCGAAGTTGACGATGTA from Methylohalobius crimeensis 10Ki harbors:
- a CDS encoding putative periplasmic lipoprotein; this encodes MKNLLILTLTAVLLGGCASKERNEFQEKLAARLATDPDLKDYNLDPNEVAECVTSEIAQTLPGFRGTPARKPYWEAYAAFESTRTTDEALDTIKKYKDVFGSEQKASAAALGVTQYIMQCMGKLIESAHPAPEPEQSQD
- a CDS encoding GreA/GreB family elongation factor — translated: MSRAFVKEDNAEAVEELPDKPISSHTNYVTPDGFKQLQARLAQHLKHQSELNRRDDLSARQELPVVQREIRYLEKRLESAVVVDSSAQPSDRVHFGAWVEVLDDADKRHIYHIVGEDEADATRGCISWVSPLARALFDARVGDLVTWRRPAGDVELEVIAIHRDGKS
- the pdxA gene encoding 4-hydroxythreonine-4-phosphate dehydrogenase PdxA, producing MNNPLPHLALTAGEPAGIGPDLCLILGRRALPCYLTVLGDPETLENRAERLGLRLEFHSGRATDPHRPGHLWVQPYPVAAPVTAGRLNPANARHVLALIEAAAQGCLEDRFDAMVTAPVHKGVINDAGISFSGHTEFIAELTGGHPVMMLTAGTLRVALATTHLPLREVPQAITPERLRSVLEILHHDLQARFGIGRPRITVLGLNPHAGEGGHLGREELDIIQPVIKELSIQGMRLTGPLPADTAFLPPQLKQSDAFLAMYHDQGLPVLKYAGFGHAVNITLGLPIVRTSVDHGTALELAGTGRIDAGSLQEAVATAIDLSRHA
- the gloA gene encoding lactoylglutathione lyase, encoding MRILHTMLRVGDLDRSLHFYTEVLGMKLLRQRDYPEGRFTLAFVGYGNEGEKTVLELTHNWDTSNYDLGDGFGHIAIEVDDVYAAAEKIRAHGGKVVREPGPMKHGNTVLAFVEDPDGYKIELLSPHRSD
- a CDS encoding Hsp20/alpha crystallin family protein — protein: MAQITRYEPWTFLNQLQRELERSFESMRSDMVRGGEEMPAAAEWAPAVDIKEKANQYVVHADLPGVKPDDIEITLENSILTIKGHRETEAKEEQEDYKRVERVYGGFFRRFALPDSVDADKIQANYEQGVLIITIPKKAEVQPKKITVKTA
- a CDS encoding DCC1-like thiol-disulfide oxidoreductase family protein codes for the protein MSYSPLATLTDWLEKGLRRRVPATGLGIFRIGYGLVALQEIAFLYFFRHLIFDETPYLDPGPPLISLFLLLWGTAALGLTLGLRTRLCAAVNYLFWVLFTSFTPMWRDFDGGFDQLMISSGLLLVFLPSWRALSLDNLRLKLQTSTLGQRFEPPRTVPILAYYLPLLISLGLLYFDSAIHKLFAEHWRNGMGAWLPSSHPYYVSPLSMRWLLELEWLQRAITYTIIGFQFLFPFLFWHRRFRVPFLILGTLFHGGITLSFNIYPFGLGMLIHYALLVPFGWWRRIGESWRSAEPRLTVFYDGQCPLCWRTVLAVEHFDLRRCVVFRDLQTHAAQEPVLADIDPSELLADLYAVDPEGRRYRGIDTYLAILKAMGYLRPLAWVLRLPGIYSLAAHIYRRIADSRQRLICDAACLPASGKESPLRNNWEAWLGSSRRQAFRLSRMLVVLLLLQLNSTLHYGLLYRFGLADRLGPLGPLSNMLVSVSHAFLGITPHALYLDDHFKGYEQIFAITYLDRDGKEHWLPFVNREGRLISPNWGRVHSMWANIAVTPKLDKRRLEKFLEKVTAFYGLRLGFDLDDARFRLKAKPIRMPADWEPELRRWNLSQPWRDVGEIIWRDQVMEMTLREALPTRIKYSDPR
- a CDS encoding NfeD family protein: MKAAAGLSAIFGLIAVVTGIKFLLANDRSFLVGVFFALALMSILVILWRGWRRQREKKRSNAARTLVGRRAEVRQRIPVGRRGDVLIDGVLWLAIAAGKDKALQRGDRVRVSRVKGALLVVEPLAGEAEKSPAPPKERRQSGC
- a CDS encoding peptidylprolyl isomerase — its product is MKCNRLFYFIPFRAWLFCLGIFTPSPLPAAPQLLDRIVAVAEEDVILASELMRQVGAIKRQIGASGSRLPPDQVLRRQVLERMILHRLQLQLAQRQGIQIDDETLRQALLDLARRNQMDLDSFRRAIENEGMNYAQFVDDLRTELMLNRLRASQVNAQIQVSDREVAHFLETEGQTASSKGGEYHLGHILIATPAAASPEKIQQAQQKAQQIVAELEQGLDFHQTAIGMSDGAQALKGGDLGWRKREAIPTLFADIVPDMEKGDIRGPIRSPSGFHIIKLIDAKGTDTTHMVTESHVRHILVKTNEIIDDEEARRRLKLLAERIRKGENFSALAQAYSEDTGSAAKGGELGWITPDAVVPPFAAAMNELEEGELSDPVQTPFGWHLIQVLERKTRDDTLEYRKKRARQILTQRKVEEETELWLRKLRAEAYVEVNLDE
- the rsmA gene encoding 16S rRNA (adenine(1518)-N(6)/adenine(1519)-N(6))-dimethyltransferase RsmA — encoded protein: MHRPKKRFGQNFLRDGRVLTRILAAVAPRPDDHIVEIGPGKGALTRYLLPHCRRLDAIEIDRDLIERLEEKFEDQHFHVHAADALAFDFRQLAAPGKRLKVVGNLPYNISTPLLFHLFEQKAAITEMVFMLQKEVVERLAALPGNKQYGRLSVMAQYHCRMEKLFTVGPESFQPSPKVTSAVIRLTPHEVPPVEVGDLSCFKQVVTAAFGQRRKTLRNSLKSLLPVETIDACGIDPRARAETLSLEDFGRLSQAMEKAPVHPIAG